In the Panthera uncia isolate 11264 chromosome B1, Puncia_PCG_1.0, whole genome shotgun sequence genome, GGCTgattactgagaaaaaaaatacaatgagttTTGAAACTACTGAGAGTATATCAGCCTGTTGGCTGTGTTTTAGGATTAGGGCCAGGGTATGGGAACAGTGTGAgttagttaataaataaaataaagaaaacccacTATAAAACTTTGCTCTTTGAACTAATTAATGGTTTCAGTTTGCAGTTGCTTTTGGAGTAATGAACTGcagaattattttgagatttgaaAAACATCAGACACACTCGGGTTAAGTGAAGAACTTTGGAGGGTAATGATTTTTGTGTGTCGTAAACTTTCCTTTTCTATCCTTTGAGATTATCCTTTGTGAATTAAATGCCTAggtcttattttgtttgtttagtctGTTGGTCTTTCTCCTTAGGggtcaaatgtttgtttattggcCTAGGAACTGTGATAACTAGAGGGACTTAGTCCTGAAAAGTCTCCTCGACTGATTAGTACCTGCCCTGCTTTGCTACAGTAGCTCAGCAATGACTATATGAAAGGGTGATCCATGCTTCGAAGAAGGCAGCGGAATATACCCAACTTTCCATTTCCTTCACAGTTCAGACAGAAGACAATCCACGTGTGGCTCAAGTGTCAATAACAAAGTGTGGCTCTGACATGAATGGCTTCTGTTTGCATGGACAGTGCATCTACCTGGTGGACATGAGTGAAAATTATTGCAGGTAatacgcaaaaaaaaaaaaaagtgttttttagatgtatactctatttttttttaattgtttgaagtTGATGTGTTTCCAGGGGCTGTAGTTTATACATACTATTAGCATGCAGTTATATGTGCTATTAGTAATGTTattaagcatgtttttttttttttttttaagttctggaaGAAACAGTAGCTCTCAAATTGTACCGATATTTCCAGGCTACAGAGTCGGGTAGGCTTTGATGCCTCCTTCTCATAGACCATGAAGGTGGTTCTGCTTTTAGTCTTTCCACTGGACTTCTACATCAGCCCCTGTTTTAAGGATTGATTGAACTGATTTAGACAAAATGCACCTCCACCCTATGAAAACTTACCAAACCCCCTTGTGGGTTGTCAGCCACCCTGGCAGCTGGGCCAGCCTGTCACTTAGCACCACAGTTAAGCTGAGAGCTGTGTGGAGCTCTGATATCAATGTGGGCCCCGCTCTGAGGCCAGTCTTTGAATTCCTCTTTACAGCTGTCAGCAACCCTCGTCGGTTTCCTGTATCACAGTGCGAGACGACTCCTTACAAAACGAATTCTtaatgataatttcttttttaaataactgatctTTTTCTCCCGTGTTCCTGTAGGTGTGAAGTGGGTTACACTGGGGTCCGCTGCGAGCACTTCTTTTTAACCGTCCAACAGCCCTTGAGCAAAGAATATGTCGCTTTGACTGTGATTCTCGTTTTCTTGTTTCTCGTCATCGTTGCCGGTTCCATGTACTACTTCTGCAGATGGTAAGCCGGTGGTTTCTGCACTCTGCTTCTCCGTATTATGTTTATACAATGCAGGCTAACAAACTGGGTAAGACTATGGACAAAGTGTTACTTAGAGGGATACGATAGACTCTGCACAGATGAtacgtatttttttaatcttttaaaacatttatttctaaggaggggaggggcggagagagttggagacacagaatttgaagcaggcttcaggctctcggctgtcagcacagagcccgttgtgggtctagaactcacaagctgtgagatcatgacctgagccaaagttcgaccgctta is a window encoding:
- the EREG gene encoding proepiregulin; the protein is MEARRAGRVPALLLCLGCHLLQAVFGTTVIPSCIPGESEDNCTALVQTEDNPRVAQVSITKCGSDMNGFCLHGQCIYLVDMSENYCRCEVGYTGVRCEHFFLTVQQPLSKEYVALTVILVFLFLVIVAGSMYYFCRWYRNQKSKEPKKEYERVTSGDPALPQV